One Desulfovibrio fairfieldensis genomic window carries:
- a CDS encoding ThiF family adenylyltransferase: protein MPDPLPQLEIAIRHAARAGRIAEDALRELAIAAGVDLLATQQAACRAGIWPARYARNARQLSLRDQLALLQSRVLLVGLGGLGGWLLEQLVRMGVGAITGVDGDCFEESNLNRQSLGNTAQLGQSKAEAAAARVAGINPAVHFTPVPRFADKILLIRLLRGMDLALDALGGLACRLPLQEAAAATGVPLVSAGIAGLTGWVAVVPPGQAGPVQWLGAGETCGTDETGASPEEELGNLAPTAATAASLQAAEALKLLTGRGAAPGMCVFDLADGTFQRVRL from the coding sequence ATGCCGGACCCACTGCCCCAACTTGAAATCGCCATCCGCCACGCCGCCCGGGCGGGCCGCATTGCGGAAGACGCGTTACGCGAGCTGGCCATCGCGGCAGGCGTGGACTTGCTCGCGACCCAGCAGGCAGCCTGCCGCGCCGGAATCTGGCCCGCGCGCTATGCCCGCAACGCCCGGCAGCTTTCCCTGCGGGACCAGCTGGCCCTGCTGCAAAGCCGCGTGTTGCTGGTGGGCCTGGGCGGTTTGGGCGGTTGGCTGCTGGAGCAGCTGGTCCGCATGGGCGTGGGCGCGATCACCGGCGTGGACGGCGACTGCTTTGAAGAATCCAATCTGAATCGCCAGTCGCTGGGCAATACGGCCCAACTGGGCCAAAGCAAGGCCGAAGCCGCTGCCGCGCGCGTGGCCGGGATCAATCCCGCCGTGCATTTCACGCCCGTGCCCCGCTTTGCGGACAAAATTTTGCTGATCCGGCTGCTGCGCGGCATGGATCTGGCTCTGGACGCCCTGGGCGGCCTGGCCTGCCGCCTGCCCTTGCAGGAAGCGGCCGCCGCGACCGGCGTGCCGCTGGTCAGCGCGGGCATTGCGGGCCTGACCGGCTGGGTGGCCGTGGTGCCGCCCGGACAGGCGGGCCCGGTTCAATGGCTGGGCGCGGGCGAAACATGCGGGACTGATGAAACAGGAGCTTCGCCCGAGGAAGAGCTGGGCAATCTCGCGCCCACGGCGGCGACAGCCGCCTCCCTCCAGGCCGCGGAAGCCCTGAAGCTGCTCACCGGCCGCGGGGCCGCCCCCGGCATGTGCGTCTTTGACCTGGCGGACGGCACGTTTCAACGCGTCCGTTTATAA
- a CDS encoding MoaD/ThiS family protein, whose amino-acid sequence MRLNVKCFATLAEKSPPGGACELPEGADVARLMDSLQLPAAEVKIIFINGVAVEPDAVLHDGDRVGLFPAVGGG is encoded by the coding sequence ATGCGACTGAACGTCAAATGTTTCGCCACCCTGGCCGAAAAAAGCCCGCCCGGCGGCGCCTGCGAACTGCCTGAAGGCGCGGACGTGGCCCGGCTCATGGACAGCCTGCAACTACCCGCCGCCGAAGTAAAAATCATCTTCATCAACGGCGTGGCCGTGGAGCCTGACGCCGTGCTGCACGACGGCGACCGCGTGGGCCTGTTCCCGGCCGTGGGCGGGGGCTAG